A genomic window from Luteolibacter sp. LG18 includes:
- a CDS encoding AraC family transcriptional regulator produces MSLHEPFHHVLPVREDLFNGGLYVTHVGWEKVLPGEPYPKQRHHPEFYWHSWEEGRVLPEFCLAHVIEGRGESQTRQGQRRLEAGSTFFICPGEWHRHRPDPEIGWSLVWIHFNGGVPCRWVADGAFGANHNFPVIENPRLFREEFERLLLKAHAEPTRNSIHLSWMAVGLLSHFCESKPEDPKEPETTTGDALVDAAVQHIWNFSHGMLDVPGVVAAVGAGRRTLERRFLAAKGHSLLEEIQHCRFTRAAWLLVETDLPVKVIVGRAGFGSHEQMRLVFRKRTGVSPEAYREAEGSARA; encoded by the coding sequence ATGAGCCTACACGAACCATTCCACCATGTGCTGCCGGTCCGCGAGGACCTGTTCAACGGTGGTCTCTACGTCACCCACGTCGGCTGGGAAAAGGTGCTGCCGGGCGAGCCGTATCCGAAACAGCGGCATCATCCGGAGTTCTATTGGCACTCCTGGGAGGAGGGCCGCGTGCTGCCGGAATTCTGTCTCGCCCACGTGATCGAAGGCCGTGGCGAATCGCAGACTCGGCAGGGACAGCGGAGGCTCGAAGCCGGGAGCACCTTCTTCATCTGCCCCGGCGAATGGCATCGGCATCGCCCGGATCCGGAGATCGGATGGTCGCTGGTGTGGATCCATTTCAATGGCGGGGTGCCGTGCCGCTGGGTCGCCGATGGTGCCTTCGGTGCGAACCACAACTTTCCCGTCATCGAGAATCCGCGATTGTTCCGTGAAGAGTTCGAGCGGCTGCTGCTCAAGGCCCACGCCGAGCCCACCCGGAACTCGATCCATCTCTCGTGGATGGCCGTCGGCCTGTTGTCCCACTTTTGCGAATCGAAACCGGAAGATCCGAAGGAACCCGAGACCACCACCGGTGACGCGCTGGTGGATGCCGCGGTCCAGCACATCTGGAATTTCAGCCACGGCATGCTCGATGTGCCGGGCGTCGTCGCCGCGGTGGGAGCGGGACGCCGCACGCTGGAGCGGCGCTTCCTCGCGGCGAAAGGCCACAGCTTGCTGGAAGAAATCCAGCACTGCCGCTTCACCCGCGCCGCGTGGCTACTGGTGGAAACGGACCTGCCGGTGAAGGTGATCGTGGGCCGCGCCGGCTTCGGCAGCCACGAGCAGATGCGCCTGGTGTTCCGGAAGCGCACCGGTGTTTCTCCCGAGGCCTACCGGGAGGCCGAGGGCAGCGCGCGGGCATGA
- a CDS encoding PVC-type heme-binding CxxCH protein translates to MKAAFIFTSFLLIARMASAAPAGVVMPQENARRLEVLFFGAPTANGPHHDPIERYREAKKHLGVSGINLSYSESLADLNPSELNRYDAVLLYGNWPKVTGDQQKAITSLVEYVEAGHGFLPIHCASACFENSDAYLGLVGGHFKSHGTGVFKTTIVDANHPVMRGFEGFETWDETYVHDKLTNDRTLLQKREEEPWSWTRNQGKGRVFYTAYGHDMRCWSQPAFEDLLRRGIMWAVGDSVRAKVLALKLPALETEEVQLPGYRNHQMITRAQKPLPPAESIKLAQVPQGFEISLFASEPDIVNPINVAWDEKGRAYVVQTVDYPNNIQTNDLGHDSIKICEDTNGDGKADKFTVFADKLSLPTSLVCANGGVICTNGTEMLFLQDTNGDGKADVRKVLFSGFKVHDTHAGVSNLRYGSDNWIYATIGYAGFDGTVGGEHHSFNQVVFRFKPDASKLEVLQSTTNNTWGLGFTSDFDVLGSTANGNPSWFYTFSKAQYAAVNLPQSKTPAGDNNPMFFPSSLDIRQVDQFDRYTAGAGHGFVTSTRMPESYKDRIAFVCEPTGKLVGEFDVTRNGAKFISKQLPNNLFSSADAWSSPVCAEEGPDGAVWVCDWYNLIIQHNPTPSVKSAGLEAKTGRGNAYESPIRDRHAGRIYRVYPKGSANEANPKLDIKNPASLAAGLKHPNLFWRLQSQRLIVENKLTSMAASLKEFVSSGQPGAVQAFNSLAGLGLVDAELIKTALSSKDRGLRRAALQAAPAGDSTVADVVIQDGLVKASDGRELAETLVALGNSAQSEKTGKAILATLKAQQDQFSKDSVLRDAWQIGARLQASGVLVAAATELPVGEKKQEAAPAPNLISNADFSQKAGDQPTGWTLRSYVTDRPDSVKMTVSDGGRSGGTCLKIESSARADVGAGIEVNVKPNTHYRLSGWIKTQNLENKGGRGAMMNVHGMDASTQAVTGTKDWTQVQSEFDTGDQSQILIHCLFGGYGGSTGTAYWDDVSLVETGSAGTKDDLTGWVTPVATFLAAKGTPAQKQAAVDALNRRGDETGKALVAAIGTAPVAEVAKVKKFKPDAEVHKRGAEVFSMICIACHGPDGKGVPETFPPLDGSDWLTGDPGIPINIVLNGLQGPIQVGEHKFNNIMAPLSNLNDQQISDVLTYVRQSWDNDAAAVDVATVTKARAANKRTTMWTAGELRK, encoded by the coding sequence ATGAAAGCTGCTTTCATATTCACCTCATTCCTGCTGATCGCCCGCATGGCCTCCGCGGCCCCCGCCGGTGTTGTCATGCCCCAGGAAAACGCCCGCCGTCTGGAGGTGCTCTTCTTCGGAGCACCCACCGCCAATGGTCCCCACCACGATCCGATCGAGCGCTATCGTGAAGCCAAGAAGCACCTCGGGGTTTCCGGCATCAACCTCAGCTACAGCGAAAGCCTCGCCGACCTGAATCCGTCCGAGCTGAACCGCTACGACGCAGTGCTGCTCTACGGCAACTGGCCGAAGGTCACCGGCGATCAGCAGAAGGCCATCACCTCGCTCGTCGAATACGTCGAGGCCGGCCACGGCTTCCTGCCGATCCACTGCGCTTCCGCCTGTTTCGAAAACTCGGACGCCTACCTCGGCCTGGTGGGCGGCCACTTCAAGTCCCACGGCACCGGGGTCTTCAAGACCACCATCGTCGACGCGAACCATCCGGTGATGCGAGGCTTCGAGGGCTTCGAGACCTGGGATGAAACCTACGTCCACGACAAGCTCACCAACGACCGCACCCTGCTCCAGAAGCGCGAGGAAGAGCCGTGGAGCTGGACCCGCAACCAGGGCAAGGGCCGCGTGTTCTACACCGCTTACGGCCACGACATGCGCTGCTGGTCCCAGCCCGCGTTCGAGGACCTGCTCCGCCGCGGCATCATGTGGGCGGTGGGTGATTCGGTGCGCGCCAAGGTGCTCGCTCTGAAACTGCCGGCCCTGGAGACCGAGGAAGTGCAGCTTCCCGGCTACCGCAACCACCAGATGATCACCCGCGCGCAGAAACCGCTGCCGCCGGCCGAGTCCATCAAGCTCGCCCAGGTGCCGCAGGGTTTCGAGATCTCGCTCTTCGCCAGCGAACCGGACATCGTCAATCCAATCAATGTCGCCTGGGATGAAAAGGGCCGCGCCTACGTCGTCCAGACCGTGGACTACCCGAACAACATCCAGACCAATGACCTCGGCCACGACAGCATCAAGATCTGCGAGGACACCAACGGCGACGGCAAGGCGGACAAGTTCACCGTCTTCGCCGACAAGCTCTCCCTGCCGACCTCACTGGTCTGCGCGAACGGCGGTGTGATCTGCACCAACGGCACGGAGATGCTGTTCCTCCAGGACACCAACGGCGACGGCAAGGCCGATGTCCGCAAGGTGCTCTTCTCCGGCTTCAAGGTCCATGACACCCACGCCGGTGTCTCGAACCTCCGCTACGGCTCGGACAACTGGATCTACGCCACCATCGGCTACGCGGGCTTCGACGGCACCGTGGGCGGCGAGCACCACTCGTTCAACCAAGTGGTCTTCCGCTTCAAGCCGGATGCCTCCAAGCTGGAAGTGCTCCAGAGCACCACCAATAACACCTGGGGTCTTGGTTTCACCTCGGACTTCGACGTGCTCGGTTCCACCGCCAACGGCAACCCCTCCTGGTTCTACACCTTCTCGAAGGCCCAGTACGCCGCCGTGAACCTGCCGCAGTCGAAGACCCCGGCGGGCGACAACAACCCGATGTTCTTCCCAAGCTCGCTGGACATCCGCCAGGTGGACCAGTTCGACCGTTACACCGCCGGTGCCGGCCACGGTTTCGTGACCTCCACCCGCATGCCGGAATCCTACAAGGACCGCATCGCCTTCGTGTGCGAGCCGACCGGCAAGCTGGTGGGTGAGTTCGATGTGACCCGCAACGGCGCGAAGTTCATCTCGAAGCAGCTTCCGAACAACCTGTTCTCCAGCGCCGATGCCTGGTCCTCCCCGGTCTGCGCCGAGGAAGGTCCGGACGGTGCCGTGTGGGTGTGCGACTGGTACAACCTCATCATCCAGCACAACCCGACCCCGAGCGTGAAGTCCGCGGGTCTGGAAGCGAAGACCGGCCGCGGCAACGCCTACGAATCCCCGATCCGCGACCGCCACGCCGGCCGCATCTACCGCGTCTACCCGAAGGGCTCCGCCAACGAGGCGAATCCGAAGCTGGACATCAAGAACCCGGCCTCCCTCGCCGCCGGCCTGAAGCACCCGAACCTGTTCTGGCGTCTCCAATCTCAGCGCCTGATCGTGGAGAACAAGCTCACCTCGATGGCTGCCTCGTTGAAGGAATTCGTGTCCTCCGGCCAACCCGGTGCCGTCCAGGCGTTCAACTCCCTCGCCGGCCTCGGCTTGGTCGATGCCGAGCTGATCAAGACCGCCCTCTCCTCGAAAGACCGCGGCCTGCGCCGTGCCGCCCTCCAAGCCGCTCCGGCCGGTGACAGCACCGTCGCCGACGTGGTGATCCAGGACGGCCTCGTGAAGGCCTCGGATGGCCGCGAGCTTGCCGAAACGCTCGTCGCGCTCGGCAATTCCGCCCAGTCCGAGAAAACCGGCAAGGCGATCCTCGCCACGCTGAAGGCCCAGCAGGATCAGTTCTCCAAGGACTCGGTGCTGCGCGATGCCTGGCAGATCGGTGCCCGCTTGCAGGCCTCCGGTGTGCTGGTGGCTGCCGCCACGGAACTCCCGGTCGGCGAGAAGAAGCAGGAAGCCGCTCCAGCTCCAAACCTGATCTCGAACGCCGACTTCTCCCAGAAGGCCGGTGACCAGCCGACCGGCTGGACGCTCCGCTCCTACGTCACCGACCGTCCGGATTCGGTGAAGATGACCGTCAGCGATGGTGGCCGCAGCGGTGGCACCTGCCTGAAGATTGAAAGCAGCGCCCGCGCCGACGTGGGTGCCGGCATCGAGGTCAACGTGAAGCCGAACACCCACTACCGCCTCTCCGGCTGGATCAAGACCCAGAACCTGGAGAACAAGGGCGGCCGCGGCGCGATGATGAACGTCCACGGCATGGATGCCTCCACCCAGGCGGTAACCGGCACCAAGGACTGGACCCAGGTCCAGTCCGAGTTCGACACCGGCGACCAGAGCCAGATCCTCATCCACTGCCTCTTCGGCGGCTACGGTGGCTCCACCGGCACCGCCTACTGGGATGACGTCTCCCTGGTGGAAACCGGTTCCGCCGGCACCAAGGATGATCTCACCGGCTGGGTGACCCCGGTCGCCACCTTCCTAGCCGCGAAGGGCACTCCCGCCCAGAAGCAGGCCGCGGTGGACGCGCTCAACCGCCGCGGCGATGAAACCGGCAAGGCCCTGGTGGCCGCCATCGGCACCGCTCCGGTCGCCGAGGTCGCGAAGGTGAAGAAGTTCAAGCCGGATGCCGAGGTCCACAAGCGTGGCGCCGAGGTGTTCAGCATGATCTGCATCGCCTGCCACGGTCCGGACGGCAAGGGTGTGCCGGAAACCTTCCCGCCGCTCGATGGCTCCGATTGGCTGACCGGCGATCCGGGCATCCCGATCAACATCGTCCTGAACGGTCTCCAGGGACCGATCCAGGTCGGCGAGCACAAGTTCAACAACATCATGGCCCCGCTCTCGAACCTGAACGACCAGCAGATCTCCGATGTGCTGACCTACGTCCGCCAGAGCTGGGACAACGACGCCGCCGCCGTTGATGTCGCCACCGTCACCAAGGCCCGTGCCGCCAACAAGCGCACGACGATGTGGACGGCCGGGGAACTCCGCAAGTAA
- a CDS encoding protein-disulfide reductase DsbD domain-containing protein, whose product MKFLYTLASLAVVSGASAATHSGHASAELVAASSSYQGAKPVEAAIRLVVDPEWHTYWTNPGEGGMKLGIEWNLPEGWKAGEVGWPVPGRFMTGELPGFGYFGEIILPVTLTPPADAKGEVKIGLKVDWLTCNDSACIPGDAALDLSLTAADPAPTPSAALIAKAKEKVPRPVEGLVLDVKEDGKNLVLTLTAPAASDPAAFQAFPATPQVVDAAAKIQFAKTGDGWTATVAKSEYLSGAPKALELVLDGGKLPHPARVVWEKK is encoded by the coding sequence ATGAAATTCCTTTATACCCTCGCATCCTTGGCGGTGGTGTCCGGTGCCTCCGCCGCCACCCATTCCGGGCATGCCTCGGCGGAGCTGGTCGCCGCGTCTTCTTCTTATCAGGGCGCGAAGCCGGTGGAGGCTGCGATCCGGCTGGTGGTCGATCCGGAGTGGCACACCTATTGGACGAATCCCGGCGAGGGCGGGATGAAACTCGGGATCGAGTGGAACCTTCCGGAAGGCTGGAAAGCGGGGGAGGTGGGGTGGCCCGTGCCCGGCCGCTTCATGACCGGGGAGCTGCCGGGTTTCGGCTACTTCGGCGAGATCATCCTGCCGGTGACGCTCACCCCTCCGGCGGACGCGAAAGGGGAGGTGAAGATCGGCCTGAAAGTCGATTGGCTGACCTGCAATGACTCGGCCTGCATCCCCGGGGATGCAGCGCTGGATCTCTCGCTCACCGCCGCCGATCCGGCTCCGACTCCTTCTGCGGCGCTGATCGCAAAGGCGAAGGAAAAGGTGCCGCGCCCGGTGGAGGGACTGGTGCTCGACGTGAAAGAGGACGGCAAGAATCTGGTGCTGACGCTTACGGCTCCCGCGGCCAGTGATCCGGCGGCGTTCCAAGCATTCCCCGCAACGCCCCAGGTGGTCGATGCGGCGGCGAAGATCCAGTTTGCCAAGACCGGGGACGGCTGGACCGCCACGGTGGCGAAGAGCGAGTATCTCAGCGGCGCTCCCAAAGCCCTGGAGCTGGTGTTGGACGGCGGCAAGCTGCCTCACCCGGCGAGGGTGGTGTGGGAGAAGAAATGA
- a CDS encoding redoxin domain-containing protein — protein sequence MKTLITSAIAGIVALAAAHAADVGKPAPDFSAKDAKGATVSLADLKGKVVVLEWNNFGCPFVKKHYGSGNMQKLQETYTGKGVVWLTVNSSATGKEGSLDAAAALSKTSEEKWKGSHYLIDGDGKVGKAYGAKTTPHMFVIGKDGTLVYNGAIDSKPTPKPDDIASSENYVAAAADAALAGKPVTTSKTEPYGCGVKY from the coding sequence ATGAAAACGCTCATTACCTCCGCCATCGCGGGCATCGTTGCCCTCGCCGCCGCCCATGCCGCCGACGTCGGCAAGCCCGCTCCGGACTTCTCCGCGAAGGACGCCAAGGGTGCCACCGTTTCCCTCGCCGACCTCAAGGGCAAGGTCGTCGTGCTCGAGTGGAACAACTTCGGCTGCCCCTTCGTGAAGAAGCACTACGGCAGCGGCAACATGCAGAAGCTCCAGGAAACCTACACCGGCAAGGGCGTGGTCTGGCTCACCGTGAACTCCTCCGCCACCGGCAAGGAAGGCTCCCTCGACGCCGCCGCGGCGCTGAGCAAGACCTCCGAGGAAAAGTGGAAGGGCTCCCACTACCTCATCGATGGCGATGGCAAGGTCGGCAAGGCCTACGGTGCCAAGACCACCCCGCACATGTTCGTGATCGGCAAGGACGGCACGCTGGTCTACAACGGCGCGATCGACTCCAAGCCCACCCCGAAGCCGGACGACATCGCGTCCTCCGAGAACTATGTGGCCGCCGCCGCGGATGCCGCGCTCGCCGGCAAGCCCGTCACCACTTCCAAGACCGAGCCCTACGGCTGCGGCGTGAAGTACTAA
- a CDS encoding cysteine desulfurase, with protein sequence MLDAASLRRDFPILSQTVNGRPLVYLDNAATTQKPLAVLEASRRYYEETNSNIHRGAHFLARLATEGFEAARNTVAAHLNAESPDEVIFTSGCTDGINLVSVSLSRSGLIGPGDKVLISTLEHHSNIVPWQMLCEQTGATLRVIPCHDDGSLDQDAYAKLLEEQPKLVAFNWISNAFGTVNPVVEMTAKAKAAGALVLIDAAQAAPHLKMDVQALGSDFLAFSGHKVYAPTGTGVLWGRRSVLEAIPPFRGGGEMIKEVTFEKTTYNDLPFKFEAGTPNIEGGITLAAALDYVNGIGLDAIRAHETKLIRAAAAALSDIEGIRFYGPDDRAGALSFAIKGVHHYDLGTLLDQMGVAVRTGHHCCQPLMARFGITGTTRASFALYNTEEDVAALVSAVKKAALMLG encoded by the coding sequence ATGCTGGATGCCGCCTCCCTTCGCCGTGATTTCCCGATTCTGAGCCAAACCGTGAACGGTCGCCCGCTCGTGTATCTGGACAACGCGGCCACCACCCAGAAACCGCTGGCCGTGCTGGAGGCCTCCCGGCGCTACTACGAGGAGACCAATTCGAACATCCACCGCGGGGCTCATTTCCTGGCCCGCCTGGCCACCGAGGGCTTCGAGGCCGCCCGGAATACCGTCGCCGCCCACCTCAACGCCGAATCCCCGGACGAGGTGATCTTCACCTCCGGCTGCACCGATGGCATCAATCTGGTCTCCGTCTCTCTCTCCCGCTCCGGACTGATCGGCCCCGGCGACAAGGTGCTGATTTCCACCCTGGAGCACCATTCCAACATCGTGCCGTGGCAGATGCTGTGCGAGCAGACCGGCGCGACGCTGCGGGTGATTCCCTGCCACGACGACGGCTCGCTCGACCAGGACGCCTACGCGAAGCTGCTGGAAGAACAGCCGAAGCTCGTGGCTTTCAACTGGATCTCGAACGCCTTCGGCACCGTCAATCCGGTGGTCGAGATGACCGCCAAGGCGAAAGCCGCGGGCGCGCTGGTGCTGATCGATGCCGCCCAGGCCGCACCGCATCTGAAGATGGATGTGCAGGCGCTCGGCAGCGACTTCCTCGCCTTCTCCGGCCACAAGGTTTACGCGCCCACCGGCACCGGCGTGCTGTGGGGACGGCGCTCCGTGCTGGAAGCGATCCCGCCCTTCCGCGGCGGTGGCGAAATGATCAAGGAGGTCACCTTCGAGAAAACCACCTACAACGACCTGCCGTTCAAGTTCGAGGCCGGCACCCCGAACATCGAGGGAGGCATCACGCTCGCGGCCGCGCTGGACTATGTGAATGGCATCGGCCTCGATGCAATCCGGGCTCACGAAACGAAGCTCATCCGCGCCGCTGCCGCTGCCCTTTCGGATATCGAGGGCATCCGCTTCTACGGCCCGGACGACCGCGCGGGCGCGCTCTCCTTCGCCATCAAGGGCGTGCACCACTACGATCTCGGCACCCTGCTGGACCAGATGGGCGTGGCCGTCCGCACCGGCCACCATTGCTGCCAGCCGCTGATGGCACGCTTCGGTATCACCGGCACCACCCGCGCCTCGTTCGCGCTCTACAACACGGAGGAGGACGTGGCCGCACTCGTCTCCGCGGTGAAGAAAGCGGCGCTGATGCTGGGGTAG
- the dnaB gene encoding replicative DNA helicase, whose translation MPPEILSSPSAAPSLQQSSTAVEDVMRSLPHALGPEKSILSSMLQDGQEYIGAAIEEKLTKDHFYLPAHATLYGFLVDLYEAGQEVELVSLVQKLHDKALIDHVGGPSSIYDLFTYAPSAGHFRHHLQLVKDKHVLRAIIQTANSAIARAHESPDEVNELLDSVEASVLGIREGSETNKAPSTKQSVTEVIEQFEALLSGDRGAQGIPTGYEMLDKMCSGLKPGEMFVVAARPSMGKTSFMMNIVEHICIDQGKPAMVFSCEMSTFQIVQRLLFSRARFAMSQLNRGYTPSKGDLQRIQRAALEISAAKLFVDDTAGITINEMRAKARRKKRDEDIQLIAIDYLQLMKSRTKQAENSREREIAEISAGIKGLAKELGIPIVILAQLNRGPEGRTGKNVGVPRMSDLRESGSIEQDADMVGLLYRTAYYAEDAEAKAAEEGRAELVLAKNRNGETGHIPLTFIADLMRFETGRPADEPQS comes from the coding sequence ATGCCGCCCGAGATTCTGAGTTCCCCGTCCGCCGCTCCCTCCCTCCAACAGTCCTCGACCGCGGTGGAAGACGTGATGCGGTCGCTGCCTCATGCGCTGGGGCCGGAGAAGAGCATCCTCAGCTCCATGCTTCAGGACGGGCAGGAGTACATCGGCGCGGCGATCGAGGAAAAGCTCACCAAGGACCACTTCTACCTTCCGGCGCACGCCACCCTCTACGGGTTCCTCGTGGATCTCTACGAGGCCGGACAGGAGGTCGAACTCGTCTCGCTGGTCCAGAAGCTGCACGACAAGGCGCTGATCGACCACGTCGGCGGCCCGTCCTCGATCTACGATCTTTTCACCTACGCGCCGTCCGCGGGGCATTTCCGCCACCACCTCCAACTGGTGAAGGACAAGCACGTCCTGCGCGCCATCATCCAGACCGCGAACTCCGCCATCGCCCGCGCCCACGAATCCCCGGACGAGGTGAACGAGCTGCTGGATTCCGTGGAGGCCAGCGTGCTGGGCATCCGCGAGGGCTCGGAAACGAACAAGGCTCCGAGCACCAAGCAATCGGTGACGGAGGTCATCGAGCAGTTCGAGGCGCTCCTTTCCGGCGACCGCGGCGCGCAGGGCATTCCGACCGGCTACGAGATGCTGGACAAGATGTGCAGCGGCCTGAAACCCGGTGAAATGTTCGTCGTCGCGGCCCGTCCCTCGATGGGTAAGACCTCGTTCATGATGAACATCGTGGAGCACATCTGCATCGACCAGGGGAAGCCCGCGATGGTGTTCTCCTGCGAAATGAGCACGTTCCAGATCGTGCAGCGTCTGCTGTTCTCGCGTGCCCGTTTCGCCATGAGCCAGCTCAACCGCGGCTACACCCCGAGCAAGGGCGACCTGCAGCGGATCCAGCGCGCGGCCTTGGAAATTTCCGCCGCGAAGCTGTTCGTGGACGATACCGCCGGCATCACGATCAACGAGATGCGCGCCAAGGCCCGCCGCAAGAAGCGCGACGAGGACATCCAGCTCATCGCGATCGACTACCTCCAGCTCATGAAGTCCCGCACCAAGCAGGCGGAAAACTCCCGTGAGCGTGAAATCGCGGAAATCTCCGCCGGCATCAAGGGCCTGGCCAAGGAACTCGGCATCCCAATCGTCATCCTCGCCCAGCTCAACCGTGGTCCGGAAGGCCGAACCGGCAAGAACGTCGGTGTGCCCCGCATGTCCGACCTCCGTGAATCCGGCTCCATCGAGCAGGACGCCGACATGGTGGGCCTGCTCTACCGAACCGCCTACTACGCCGAGGACGCCGAGGCAAAGGCTGCCGAGGAAGGCCGTGCCGAGCTGGTGCTGGCGAAGAACCGTAACGGTGAAACCGGCCACATTCCGCTCACCTTCATCGCGGACCTGATGCGCTTCGAAACCGGTCGCCCGGCGGATGAGCCGCAGTCCTGA
- the lpxA gene encoding acyl-ACP--UDP-N-acetylglucosamine O-acyltransferase, whose protein sequence is MPQIHPSALVSPEAVIADDVVVGPFTVIEAGVKLAAGVQIAGHVCISGDTEIGEGSAIGWGSVVGADPQDLSFDPATPSGVRIGPRNTLREYVTIHRGSKPGAYTIIGTGNFLMTGVHLAHDVQMGDNNVLANNVLLAGHIRMGNRVFLGGGAGLHQFIRVGDFAMVQGNSAISQDVPPYCVGYGSNQIAGLNVVGLRRAGFDAETRAEIKAAAKLLLLSRLPISEALAEAGQREWSPAARLLIDAVASPSKKGVIVR, encoded by the coding sequence GTGCCGCAGATCCATCCCTCCGCCCTCGTTTCCCCGGAAGCCGTGATTGCCGATGACGTGGTCGTCGGTCCCTTCACCGTCATCGAGGCCGGGGTGAAACTGGCCGCCGGTGTCCAGATCGCCGGCCATGTCTGCATCTCCGGGGACACCGAGATTGGCGAGGGCAGCGCCATCGGCTGGGGCTCCGTGGTCGGGGCCGATCCGCAGGACCTTTCATTCGATCCCGCCACGCCCTCCGGGGTCCGCATCGGCCCGCGCAACACGCTGCGCGAATACGTGACGATCCACCGCGGTTCGAAGCCCGGCGCCTACACCATCATCGGCACCGGGAATTTCCTGATGACCGGCGTGCACCTCGCCCATGACGTCCAGATGGGGGACAACAATGTGCTCGCGAACAATGTCCTGCTCGCCGGGCACATCCGCATGGGAAACCGCGTGTTTCTCGGCGGCGGGGCGGGCCTCCACCAGTTCATCCGCGTCGGGGATTTCGCGATGGTGCAGGGGAACTCCGCCATCAGCCAGGACGTGCCGCCCTATTGTGTCGGATATGGTTCGAACCAGATCGCCGGCCTGAACGTGGTGGGACTCCGCCGCGCGGGCTTCGATGCGGAAACCCGCGCTGAGATCAAGGCCGCCGCCAAGTTGCTGCTGCTCTCCCGTCTTCCGATTTCCGAGGCGCTGGCGGAAGCGGGACAGCGCGAGTGGAGCCCGGCCGCGAGGCTGTTGATCGATGCGGTGGCCTCGCCTTCGAAAAAAGGCGTGATTGTCCGCTGA
- a CDS encoding LON peptidase substrate-binding domain-containing protein, whose amino-acid sequence MSALHLPETCGVILLPDCTLFPHGGLPLRIFEPRYRKMLEDAIEGSAFFAVARLTGEETRNPAECTDKIGTIGLVRASHELEDGTSQLLLHGVIRVKFTHWHLDKPYPYATIEPQITFFEPESQAEAAVKTLRGAVEDAIRELPDDVKQQVMTLLYRADEPPLLTDIVAQQFIHDPELRQRILETDSAGKRIGMICEYLRKATARE is encoded by the coding sequence ATGTCAGCCCTCCATCTTCCCGAGACCTGCGGCGTGATCCTGCTGCCGGATTGCACCCTGTTCCCGCACGGCGGCCTGCCGCTCCGCATCTTCGAACCGCGCTACCGGAAGATGCTGGAGGACGCCATCGAAGGGTCCGCTTTTTTCGCCGTCGCCCGCCTCACCGGCGAGGAAACACGGAATCCCGCCGAATGCACCGACAAGATCGGCACCATCGGTCTGGTCCGTGCCTCCCACGAACTCGAGGACGGAACCTCGCAGCTCCTGCTCCACGGCGTGATCCGCGTGAAGTTCACGCACTGGCACCTGGACAAGCCCTATCCCTATGCGACGATCGAACCGCAGATCACCTTCTTCGAGCCCGAGTCCCAGGCCGAGGCGGCGGTCAAGACCCTGCGGGGCGCGGTGGAGGACGCCATCCGCGAGCTGCCGGACGATGTGAAGCAGCAGGTGATGACCCTGCTTTACCGCGCCGATGAGCCGCCGCTGCTCACCGACATCGTGGCCCAGCAGTTCATCCACGATCCGGAACTGCGCCAACGTATCTTGGAAACGGATTCCGCCGGCAAGCGCATCGGGATGATTTGCGAATACCTCCGGAAGGCGACGGCGCGGGAGTAA